Proteins encoded by one window of Rhodopirellula islandica:
- a CDS encoding FAD:protein FMN transferase, whose amino-acid sequence MACDFVVLVPDENQRVGNRSVADVVLRHLEAIEEIERALTVYRDDSEIARINALAFEQVVHVKPPTFDLLVKANALAEKTQGAFDITAGPLVETWGFTKREGRKPKPDEIELARSRVGWEHLMLDTTNRTVRFGVEGMALNLGAIGKGHAIDVLAAAMRADGMRDFLIHAGHSSVLAAGNQQPLEPSSSEDIVRAKTELNEVSERNKDAATQEEAPTGWLVGVSHPTRPGRRLGGLWLRDEALSTSGSGKQFFHHQGKRYGHVIDPRTGYPAGQWLSLTLTTTHAVDADALSTALFVMGNEDAKAYAAEHGIGLILVRAGKRQEEVSIDKTGPLIWHDN is encoded by the coding sequence ATGGCATGTGACTTTGTGGTGCTGGTGCCGGATGAGAATCAACGGGTCGGCAATCGCTCGGTCGCCGATGTTGTGTTGCGGCACCTGGAGGCAATTGAAGAGATCGAGCGAGCTCTCACGGTTTATCGGGACGACAGCGAAATCGCTCGCATCAACGCGTTGGCGTTTGAGCAAGTCGTTCACGTGAAGCCACCCACCTTTGACTTGCTGGTCAAAGCGAATGCGTTGGCGGAGAAGACGCAGGGTGCATTCGACATCACTGCCGGGCCATTGGTCGAGACGTGGGGATTCACTAAACGGGAAGGCCGCAAGCCGAAACCAGACGAAATTGAGCTCGCCAGGTCTCGTGTGGGTTGGGAACATCTGATGCTGGACACGACTAACCGAACCGTTCGCTTTGGTGTCGAAGGCATGGCGTTGAATCTGGGGGCAATCGGCAAGGGCCACGCGATTGATGTTTTGGCCGCAGCGATGCGGGCAGACGGCATGCGTGACTTCCTCATCCATGCGGGGCACAGCAGCGTTCTGGCGGCTGGGAATCAGCAACCGTTGGAACCATCGAGCTCCGAGGACATCGTCCGCGCCAAAACGGAACTCAATGAAGTCTCCGAACGGAACAAGGATGCAGCCACCCAAGAAGAAGCCCCGACGGGTTGGCTGGTCGGCGTGTCACACCCCACTCGTCCGGGACGTCGATTGGGCGGGCTTTGGCTGCGTGACGAAGCGTTGTCGACCAGCGGCAGTGGCAAGCAATTTTTTCACCACCAGGGCAAACGATACGGCCACGTCATTGATCCACGAACGGGATACCCCGCTGGCCAGTGGTTGTCGTTGACCTTGACGACGACTCATGCGGTGGATGCGGACGCCTTGTCGACCGCTTTGTTTGTGATGGGAAACGAGGACGCGAAAGCGTATGCTGCTGAACACGGCATTGGATTGATTTTGGTCCGTGCTGGAAAACGCCAGGAAGAGGTCTCGATCGACAAAACGGGGCCCTTGATCTGGCACGACAATTGA
- the speA gene encoding biosynthetic arginine decarboxylase, which produces MSSVLDPKWTRSDASQTYDIDRWGGGYFSISESGTVLVSPDRDSSQSIDLKELVDRLGQRNLDLPILLRFNGILRDRLRQLDECFKNSIRDHKYQNRYRCVFPIKVNQQREVVQQIVSEGARLGFGIEAGSKPELVAAVAMGDASVPVVCNGFKDEEFIRLALLAQRLGRVVLPVVEKVSELDLILDVAKDIGVRPTIGMRVKLATRGSGRWQASGGYRSKFGLTVAELLDQLDRLIAMDMGDCLQLLHFHVGSQIGNIRQLKSAILEAARIYVDLVRRGAGMRYLDVGGGLGVDYDGSRSDSESSMNYTMQEYANDVVYHTQTVCDEAGVPHPELISESGRAVAAHHSVLVMETLGVTSQGVANLPSWAKVEGEPVSPDHGGSEMDSVGAIETSEMEGPPQSYEQPVHDLWVGYVNMTQASMMETFHDAQVSLDLCMNLFSGGYLPLEQRVAAENLYFAICHRVRELAESMKERPDDLKHLDRMLSDIYFANFSLFQSMPDSWAIDQLFPIMPIHRLLEKPTRHAVLGDITCDSDGKVDAFVGGGGRQRTLMLHPLKSGEPYQLAVFMVGAYQEILGDLHNLFGDTHAVHVDIEDGVTKVRSIVKGDTVSEVLGYVQYEDRELIENLQDSVETAIGKGSIDHQQAGETVAAYERALSGYTYLSTRTK; this is translated from the coding sequence GTGAGCTCGGTTTTGGATCCCAAATGGACGCGCAGCGACGCGTCCCAAACGTACGACATCGATCGCTGGGGCGGAGGTTATTTTTCAATTTCCGAATCGGGCACGGTGTTGGTTTCACCCGACCGGGATTCGTCCCAGAGCATTGACTTGAAGGAGCTGGTCGATCGCTTGGGACAACGCAATTTGGACCTGCCGATTCTGTTGCGATTCAACGGGATTTTGCGTGACCGGCTGCGCCAATTGGACGAGTGTTTCAAGAATTCGATCCGAGACCACAAGTATCAAAACCGCTACCGCTGCGTGTTCCCGATCAAGGTCAACCAGCAGCGCGAAGTCGTCCAACAGATCGTCAGCGAGGGCGCCCGACTGGGGTTCGGCATTGAAGCGGGCAGCAAACCCGAGTTGGTCGCCGCGGTGGCAATGGGCGACGCCAGCGTTCCTGTCGTCTGCAATGGTTTCAAAGACGAAGAGTTCATTCGATTGGCTCTGTTGGCGCAGCGTCTTGGCCGGGTTGTGTTGCCCGTCGTTGAAAAGGTCAGCGAACTGGATCTGATCTTGGATGTGGCCAAGGACATTGGCGTGCGTCCAACGATCGGCATGCGTGTGAAGTTGGCGACTCGAGGCAGCGGTCGTTGGCAGGCCAGCGGAGGTTACCGCAGCAAATTCGGGCTGACGGTGGCTGAATTGCTCGATCAGCTGGATCGCTTGATCGCGATGGACATGGGCGACTGCCTGCAGTTGCTGCACTTCCATGTCGGCAGCCAAATCGGAAACATTCGGCAACTGAAATCGGCCATTTTGGAAGCGGCTCGAATCTACGTGGACTTGGTGCGTCGCGGCGCAGGCATGCGTTACCTGGACGTCGGTGGCGGCCTGGGCGTCGACTACGACGGTTCACGCAGTGACAGCGAATCCAGCATGAACTACACGATGCAGGAATACGCCAATGACGTCGTCTATCACACGCAAACGGTTTGCGACGAAGCCGGTGTGCCGCACCCCGAACTGATCTCAGAATCGGGTCGGGCCGTCGCCGCTCACCACAGCGTGTTGGTGATGGAGACGCTGGGCGTGACCTCGCAAGGCGTCGCGAATTTGCCCTCGTGGGCGAAAGTCGAAGGCGAGCCAGTCTCACCAGATCACGGGGGCAGTGAGATGGACTCCGTCGGAGCCATTGAGACTTCCGAGATGGAAGGACCACCTCAGTCTTACGAACAACCGGTGCATGATCTGTGGGTTGGTTATGTGAACATGACGCAAGCCAGCATGATGGAGACGTTTCACGACGCGCAGGTATCACTGGATCTTTGCATGAACCTGTTCAGTGGTGGTTACTTGCCATTGGAACAACGTGTGGCCGCGGAAAACCTGTACTTCGCGATCTGCCACCGGGTGCGAGAGCTGGCCGAATCAATGAAGGAACGTCCCGACGATTTGAAGCATCTCGACCGAATGTTGTCGGACATCTACTTCGCGAATTTCTCTCTGTTTCAGTCGATGCCGGATTCCTGGGCAATCGATCAACTGTTTCCGATCATGCCAATCCACCGGTTGCTGGAAAAGCCAACCCGCCACGCGGTGCTGGGGGACATCACCTGCGACAGCGACGGCAAGGTTGACGCGTTCGTTGGCGGCGGTGGGCGGCAGCGAACATTGATGTTGCATCCGCTGAAATCCGGCGAACCCTATCAGTTGGCGGTGTTCATGGTGGGTGCCTATCAAGAGATTCTGGGAGACCTGCACAACTTGTTTGGCGACACCCATGCGGTCCACGTGGACATCGAGGACGGTGTGACCAAGGTCCGCTCGATCGTCAAAGGCGACACGGTCTCGGAGGTCTTGGGCTACGTCCAGTACGAGGACCGTGAGCTGATCGAGAACCTGCAAGATTCGGTAGAAACCGCGATTGGCAAAGGGAGCATCGATCATCAGCAAGCTGGCGAGACCGTCGCCGCCTACGAACGCGCACTCAGCGGATACACGTATCTGTCGACACGAACAAAATGA
- a CDS encoding SHD1 domain-containing protein — protein MSFIRSLRNSLAILCLMAGTCAAQQPGSRFFTDQTGKFRIRAVVMDLDETEVKLQKADGVEVVVPLARLSDRDQTFLRDMLQRYKAMVGDFPIGTKVEIKSTGGWYPGEVLQVQPGKYFIAFDDYSDSWNKWVTAEELRLIAEADPPAAVANENPASNSTKPEMEPVVNLPEEQKTNLDSATISPRLTLELPPTTPPVYSHESIQRRRFVGHLSDNGWSAPIPTEAGPTLENWTFQLDPSHNDKSWNAFIPSVYRERALLVRDDQLVALNLTNGKIEWQTDELPRTTMNP, from the coding sequence GCGGTTCTTCACTGACCAAACCGGCAAGTTTCGAATTCGAGCCGTGGTGATGGATCTTGATGAAACCGAGGTGAAGCTCCAGAAGGCAGATGGCGTCGAAGTGGTGGTGCCATTGGCCCGACTTTCAGATCGGGACCAAACGTTCCTTCGCGACATGTTGCAGAGATACAAGGCGATGGTGGGGGACTTTCCCATCGGCACCAAGGTCGAGATCAAATCGACAGGGGGTTGGTACCCAGGCGAAGTGCTGCAGGTTCAGCCTGGCAAATACTTCATTGCGTTTGACGACTATTCGGATAGCTGGAACAAGTGGGTGACGGCGGAGGAGTTGCGATTGATTGCCGAGGCGGATCCTCCGGCTGCCGTTGCAAATGAAAATCCAGCTAGCAACTCCACCAAGCCCGAAATGGAACCGGTCGTAAATCTCCCCGAGGAGCAGAAGACCAACCTGGACAGTGCAACGATCTCGCCTCGACTGACGCTCGAACTTCCACCGACAACTCCACCGGTCTACAGTCACGAGTCGATCCAACGCCGCCGTTTTGTCGGTCACCTATCGGACAATGGATGGTCAGCTCCGATTCCAACGGAAGCGGGACCAACGCTTGAAAACTGGACCTTTCAGCTTGACCCATCTCACAACGACAAATCGTGGAATGCGTTCATTCCATCGGTCTACCGCGAGCGTGCCTTGTTGGTCCGGGATGATCAACTGGTCGCACTCAATTTGACTAACGGGAAGATTGAGTGGCAAACCGATGAACTGCCTCGCACGACGATGAATCCCTAG